A window of Triplophysa dalaica isolate WHDGS20190420 chromosome 7, ASM1584641v1, whole genome shotgun sequence contains these coding sequences:
- the LOC130425968 gene encoding gastrula zinc finger protein XlCGF8.2DB-like, producing MMEVNKDSQDEVKDEKHQHAQKFQKVSQKKALRTGDKKSDKHQTRVKAFACLKCGKSFTKTSHLKTHMRIHTGEKPHGCLQCGKSFTHSGSLQSHMRIHTGEKPHGCLECGKTFTHTSHLKTHLRIHTGEKPHACLQCGKSFRQTGSLQSHMRIHTGEKPHSCLQCGKSFTNTSNLTTHMRIHTGEKPHACLQCGKTFTNTSNLTTHMRIHTGEKPHACLQCGKSFTNTGDLKNHMRIHTGEKPHACLLCGKSFIHTNSLKTHMRIHTGEKPHACLLCGKTFTQTGHLKTHMRIHTGEKPHACQQC from the coding sequence ATGATGGAAGTGAATAAGGACAGTCAAGATGAAGTAAAAGATGAGAAACATCAACATGCACAAAAATTCCAGAaagtttcacagaaaaaagctCTGAGAACAGGAGACAAAAAGAGCGATAAGCACCAGACCAGAGTGAAAGCATTTGCATGCCTaaagtgtggaaagagttttacaaaaacaagtcACCTTAAGACAcatatgagaattcacactggagagaaacctcacggatgtctacagtgtggaaagagttttacacatTCAGGAAGCCTTCagtcacacatgagaattcacaccggagaaaaACCTCACGGATGTCTagagtgtggaaagacttttacacatACAAGTCATCTTAAAACACAcctgagaattcacactggagagaaacctcacgcatgtctacagtgtggaaagagttttagacAAACAGGAAGCCTTCagtcacacatgagaattcacactggagagaaacctcactcatgtctacagtgtggaaagagttttacaaacaCAAGTAACCTTACGacccacatgagaattcacactggagagaaacctcacgcatgtctacagtgtggaaagacttttacaaacACAAGTAACCTTACGACCCACATgcgaattcacactggagagaaacctcacgcatgtctacagtgtggaaagagttttacaaacaCAGGTGACCTTAAGaatcacatgagaattcacactggagagaaacctcacgcatgtctactgtgtggaaagagttttatacatacaaatagccttaaaacacacatgagaattcacaccggagagaaacctcacgcatgtctactGTGTGgaaagacatttacacaaacaggacaccttaagacacacatgagaattcacactggagagaaacctcatgCATGTCAACAGTgttga